The genomic segment GGTCGTCTTGCTCGGGGCTGCCAATGTGGGGAAGAGTTCCATCGTTGGGGCATTGACCCATGCGAAGGTGGAGATCGCGGAGTTTCCGTATTCGACACACGTGGCGGTGCCGGGCATGGCGCATCATGAGGATGTCCCGATCCAGTTGGTGGACATGCCGCCGCTGATGACCGGGCACGCCCCGCCGGGGATGTCGGCGGCGTATCGGTCGGCGGACGTTGTACTGGTGGTCGTTGATCTGTCGGCGATTGAGCTGCTCGATCAGTATGAACAGCCGCTGGCGTACTTGCGCGAACATCGATTGCGGGCGGTGTCGACGGCGACGGTTGAACTGGAGGAAGATGAGGAGGCGGCTCTTCCGAAGCGCGTGGTTGTGGCGGCGAACAAGTGCGACACGGCGCAGGCGGCGGAGAATCTTGCGGGCATGCGCGAACTCTGCGGAGAAGATTTGAAGACGGTTGCCGTTTCGGCGACGACGGGCGAGGGGCTGGGGGGGATGATGGCGGAGTTGTTCGCGCTGTTGAACGTGATTCGCGTGTATGCGAAGAAGCCGGGCAAGCCGGTGGATAAAGAGGCGCCGTTCATACTGCCGGTGGGAGCGACGGTTCACGACATGGCGCACCTTGTGCATAAGGACCTGGCGGAGAAGCTCAAGGGGGCGCGGATCTGGGGAGGGACGGTGCACGATGGGCAGCAGGTGCATGCGACGCATGTGTTGACGGATAAGAACGTGGTGGAATTACACTTTTGACTCATGACAGGTGATTTCACGGGCCTCGAATGATTAGTTCAATACTCACGGCCGGCAGGGGCGCCGGCCGCTACCTGGAAGGAGTGCCATGAAAAAGATCGCGGTGTGTTTGAGCGGGTGCGGGTTTTTGGATGGGGCGGAGATTCATGAGGCGGTGCTGACGTTGCTGGCGATCGATCAGGCGGGGGCGCAGGCGGTGTGTTGCGCGCCGGATGTGGCGCAGGCGGGGGTGATCGATCATGTGACGAAGCGACCGGCGAAGGAGGGGCGGAATGTGCTGGTGGAGTCGGCGCGGATTGCGCGGGGGGAGATCAAGGACATCAAGGAGGTGCGGGCGGCGGATATTGATGCGCTGATTTTTCCCGGCGGGTTCGGGGCGGCGAAGAATCTGTGTACGTTCGCCGAGCAGGGGGCGAACTGCACAGTGAATCCCGGCGTGGAGCGGCTGGCGGGGGAGATGCTCGACGCGAAAAAGCCGATCGGGGCGATCTGCATTGCGCCGGCGCTGCTGTCGCGGATCGTGGGGAAGAAAGATCTGCACCCGAAGCTGACCATCGGGACGGATAAGGACACGGCGGCGGCGATCAACGCGATGGGAGCGCAGCACTGCGACTGCGCGGTCACCGAGATGGTGACGGATGAGCAGCACAAGATTGTGTCGACGCCGGCGTATATGTTGGGGCGGGGACCGGCGGAGGTGTTTGAGGGGATACGAAAGCTGGTGAATGAAGTATTGCGGATGGCGTAAAACACTTACGCCGGGAGAACTCGCTCCCGATTCCAATCGAAGCACCACATCGCCAGTCTTGCTTGCCTATCAACCGAGCCAAGCATATCCTCGTCCGATGCGTTTGGGTGCGGACAGAGAGCGGAGTAGGATTCGCCGCGAATCGTAACAGCCTGTCTGAGGAGATGAGTATGACGAATGGTCAAGTTCGTTGCTTTGGGAAGTGGTCGGCAATCTGCGCCGCCCTCGCGGTCATCGCGGCGTCCGGACAGGCGTGTCCACCGGAGATGCCGGGTTCGGCAACGAGTTTGGCAGGGCTTTGGACCGGAGTGATTGGCGGCGAGACGACGGTCACCACGATCCAAGACGCGCCCTCGCCTCCGAATACCAACGATCAGACCCTCGACCAGACCGGCTTTACTTCATCGAACCTGGTCATCGGGTTCAACGACGCAGGACTGCCGACGACCCTTCCGCTGGCGGTTTCGGCATTCGGCTCATTTTTTTCATCGCAGCCGGTCACGGCTTTTAACGCCGGCGAGATGCAGACGATCTCATTTTCCAGCAATTCCACGTCTCCCAGCGGGGCAATGCACGCTATCACCAGCGAAACAACCTTCACGACAACACTGACGGTCACAGAATCGGTCCTGACGTCGGACCATTTTCGGGTGGTGTACGCGACAACGAATATCACGGATCAAATGACGACTTTCACCGACCCGGCGATCGATCCGCAGGAGTTTGCCCAATCGTCGACCGGAACGCTCATCGTGGAGGCCACGGCAGACGGGGGCGTGGTGATGTTTTCGATGGATTTCAATAACAACGGAACCTCCGTACGAACCCTGTCGGGGAACACCTCGACGGGCAATGGCTTTGCGGTGGGGAGCTTGAGCGGGACGCTGCTGCCGGGGACCGGCGTCGTTCCCCAGCAGAACTGAAGGAGCGAGGTCATGAAAAATCGGATGTACGGTTGTTTGGGCAAGTGGTCGGGATTATGCGCTGCCCTTGCGCTGTGGGCGGCATCGGGTCAGGCGTGCCCGCCGGAGATGCCGGTTCCGGTGCCGTCCCTGACCGGGGTTTGGACGGGACCGGTCAGCGGCGAGGCGACGGGGAACACCAGGTTTCCGCCCCTGCCACCCAATCCCAATGATCAGACTTCTGAGAGCACGGCACAAACCGTAGAGAGCGTACAGATTGTGTTCGATGACAGCTTACGGCTTGTCAAGGTTCCCCTGGTGGTTTCGGCTTTCGGCGGTTCATTTTCTGAACAATCAGTGACGGTCTTTAATGTCGGGGAGGTGCAAACGGTCTCGAACTCATCCAGCGACACGATTCCTTCCGGTACGGCGGACACCAACACCCTTGAATTCACCTTTACGACGACCTTCACCGTCGTCGAGTCCACGGCGACCATGGATCATTTTCATGTCGTTTACGAGATGGCGAATGTTGGGATTTTCAACCAGACCGGGACGGCCCCTAATTTCCCGTCGTCGTCGTCGACGACTTCGTCCATCGGTACACTCGCCTTTGACGGCACGGTGGTCGATGGCCAATTGATGTTCTCGGCGGATTTCAACATCAATGGGACCTCTACAAACGTTTCCAATATGAGCATCCGTACGGGTAACGGCTTCGTCGTCGGGAGTGTCGTGGGAACGCTGGAGGCCAACTAGGCGACCGTCGGTGCGGCGACGAACCTGGGAAGCAGATTTGCCATCTGGAGCCTCATTGGTACACTGCGGCGAGTTCGTAGGCGGATGAGCACGCAGAATGAAAGAAGGTAGTGCGGGCGGCCCTCCGTCCGCTCGTCCGACGGATGAAGGAGTAAGCGATGAAGAGTCAGAGGCTGTCTCGTGTCGGTAAGGGGTCGGCGTTGAGCGTACTTGCGGCGCTCTTTGCCGCCTCCGGTCAGGCTTGTCCGCCGGAGATGCCGAATGCCGGATCCCTGCCCGGGCTTTGGACAGGATCCATCAGTGGCGATGTCACGTTGAACACGCTCCTCAACATGCCGGATCCTCCCAATCCCAATTCACAAACTTCGGAATCTACAGTTCATATTACGCGAGAAGTGCAGATTGTGTTTGACCCCGCCGGGCGACCCACGACTCTTCCGCTCGTCAATTCCGCGTTTGGTACTTCGTTGGACGTACAAGTGGTGACGGCGTTCAACCCCGGCGAGACACAAACCATCACTTCGACCACCACGGTGACTAGTCCCACCGGCGCGACGGATACCGTGACCAGTGAACAAACGAATTCCACCACGTTGACGGTGACGGAATCGATCCTCACGGCCGACCATTTCCGCGTCGTGTACTCCACCGCCGCGACGACGATGTTCTCGACTACCGGGACGGCCGTTGGGTTCATGCCATCGTCACAGTTGTTTTCCTCGACGGGAACGCTCACGTACGACGCCATGGCGACGGGCGGTCACGTAGTGTTCTCCATGGACTTCAACAACACCGGGACCGTCGAGTTTGAATCGATGGGAGTCATGACGACGGGTAACGGATTTTCGGTGGGCAGTCTTTCCGGGACGCTGGCGGCGGATTAGAGAAATGGACGATCGTTCAGCTACAAAGCGAGTCGAGCCATGAACAACCCCCATCGACTTCTTGGCAAGTGGTCGGCGTTTATCGCGGCCGCGGCGCTCGTCGCGGCCTCCGGCCAGGCGTGTCCGCCGGACATGACTGCCGGGCTTCCCGCGTCATCCCTGGCCGGACTTTGGACGGGGCAAGTCGGCGGTGACGTGACGTCGATTCTCCATATCAATGCACCGGATCCGCCAAACCCGAACCCTCTCAACGTTGATCTGGTAATTCCAGTGTCACAGCGCCTCACGATCCAATTCACGCAAGCCGGTTTGCCTGTGGCGCTGCTTCTTCCCGTTGGGGTCTTCGAGCCCTCGTTCTCACTTCAGGCGGTGACCGCCTTTAACGTCGGCGAGACGCAAACCATTCCGGAGATTACTGAATTCACCGACCCCGACGGGGTGGCGGACACGACTACCGGCCTGGCGAATGAATCTATCGGGCTGACCGTCATGGAGTCCACGTTATCAGCGGATCATTTTCGGGTCGTTTACGCGACGACGCAGACTGTGGAATTTACGCTGACAGGGACGGCCCCCGGCTTTATGGGGATCATGCAGACGACTTCGTCCACGGGAACGCTGACCATCGACGCCACGGCCATGGGAGACTTCGTGTCATTTTCGATGGATTTCAACACCAACGGGTCGATCGAAGTTGACGATGGCGGGATGATGGTTTCGGGAAACACATTTTCGGTTGGCAGCCTTTCGGGGCTGTTGGCATCTGATGAGGGCGATCGCTAAGCGATCATCCCGACATCGGTGCGAACGTATTCTAAGTCACAGCGGGCCGGACGATCGAGGTTCCTATAGTGATGATGGTGCGCGCGGCGAGTAGCCCGTGCGCGAGCCTGTGTAACTTCTCGATAACCGAGGAGCCGGGATGCGGATCGCGCAGGTGGCGCCGTTGATTGAGAGCGTTCCCCCCAAGCTGTACGGCGGGACGGAGCGCGTAGTTTCCTATTTAACGGAGGCCCTGGTTGAATTGGGGCATGAGGTGACGCTGTTTGCCAGCGGTGATTCAAACACGCGGGCCCGCCTGGTATCGCCCTGCGAGCAGGCGCTGCGGCTGGGGAATGGCTGTGCTGACCCGTTGGCGCATCTGTTCGTCATGCTGGAGATGGTGTTTCAGCGGGCGGCTCAATTCGACGTGATTCACTTTCACATCGACTACCTGCACTTTCCGCTCTCACGGCGGTTTGGGCCGCAGACGGTCACGACGCTGCATGGCCGGCTGGATATCGCCGATCTGGTCCCGATCTATCGGGAATTTTCGGAGATGCCGGTCGTGTCGATCTCCGACGCCCAGCAGGCGCCGCTACCGTGGGTGAACTGGGTGGACACCGTGCCCCACGGTTTGCCGGACCTGTATCAATTTCGCGACGGGAGCGGAGGGTACCTTGCGTTTTTGGGTCGGATTTCTCCCGAGAAACGGCTGGACCGGGCGATCACGATCGCGCGGCGCGTGGGAATGAAATTGCGAGTGGCGGCCAAGATCGATTCCGCCGATCGGGCGTATTTCGAGAAGGAGATCGCGCCGTTGTTGACGACGCCGGGCGTGGAGTTTGTGGGGGAAATCGGAGAAGATCAAAAGGAGGAGTTTCTCGGGGACGCGGCGGCGCTGCTGTTCCCGATCGACTGGCCGGAGCCGTTTGGACTGGTGATGATCGAGGCGCTGGCGTGCGGGACGCCGGTGATCGCGTATCGGCGGGGATCGACGCCGGAGGTGGTCGTCGACGGCGTGACAGGGTTCCTGGTGGAGGATATTGAGGGCGCCGTCAAGGCGGTGCGGCGGCTGGATCGGGTCGACCGACGGCGCTGCCGCGATTATTTCGAGGGCCATTTCACGGCGGAGCGGATGGCGCGGGATTATCTGAACGTGTACGCGAGGCTGTGCAGTCTCCATGAATACAGCACGACTGCGGCGTGATCGGCAGGAAATCATCCTCGTGGATGAGCAGTTTTACGTGCTGGCCGCGTCGTCGCGGGCGGACGATCGCACGCGCGTGCTCAAGCATGGCGACACGTTCGGGGTATTTGATCGGTATGGCGACGTGCAGCCGGCCGGAATCGGAGAACAGGGGCTGTATCACGAGGGGACGCGCTATCTCTCGCGGTACGAACTTTTCCTGGGAACGTCGCGTCCGCTGCTCCTTAGTTCGAACGTGGGGGAAGACAACCTGGTCCTGACGGCGGACCTGATGAACCCCGATCTCGCGAACGGGGACCATTCGGCGGCAATCCCGCGCGGCAGCGTACACGTTTTGCGATCGCGCCTGATCCGCGATGCGACGTGCTACGAGCAACTGCGGTTGCGAAATTTCGGTCTGCAACCGGTGAGTTTTTTGCTGGCCTTGCGGATGGCGGCGGATTACGCGGATATGTTTGAGATTCGAGGGATCGAGCGGACGCGGCGGGGGCGACTCTCTTCTCCGGCGGTGACGGACGATGCGCTCACGCTGGGGTACGAGGGATTGGACGGCGTGCGGCGTTTCACGCGCGTCTCCTGCGAGCCGCCGCCGGATCGCATGTCGGACGAGGGAATGGAGTTTGACGTGCAGTTGGGCGCGCGGGAAGAGCGGGTGCTGGAGTTGCAGATTCAGTGCACGGCCTCAGAGGTCTGGGCAGCGCGCGACGAGGGGTTTGATCGGTCGCTGTCGCGCTCCGTGGAAGAGATGCGGTCGCACCTCTCGGCGACGTGCGAGGTCACCACGTCGAACGAGCAGTTTAATGACTGGCTGTATCGATCGCGGAGCGACTTGCTTCTGATGCTGACGGAGATGAACCACGGGCCGTACCCGTACGCCGGCATCCCCTGGTTCAGCACGGTGTTCGGGCGCGACGGGATTGTGACGGCGCTACAGACGATGTGGCTGGATCCGAATATCGCGCGCGGGGTGCTCTCCTATCTGGCGGCAACGCAAGGAGACCGCGTGGTCGATGTACTGGACGAGGAACCGGGAAAGATCATCCACGAGGTTCGCCGGGGAGAGATGGCGGCGACCGGAGAGGTCCCGTATGGGCGTTACTACGGGAGCGTGGATTCGACGCCGTTGTTTATCGTATTGGCGGGTGAATACTATCGAGCGACGGGGGATCGGGAGTTTTGCGCGCGGCTGTGGCCGCACGTGGAGCGGGCGCTGGAGTGGATCGATCGCTTCGGCGACGCCGATGGCGACGGGTTCGTGGAGTACGCGTCGCATTCTCCGGGGGGCTTGAGAAACCAGGGTTGGAAAGACTCCGGGGATTGCATTTTTCACGCGGATGGAACCCTGGCGGAAGGGCCGATTGCGCTGTGCGAGGAACAAGGTTACGTGTATGCCGCACTCGATCGCGCGGCTGAGATGTGCGAGGCGCTGGAGTGCCGGACGCGGGCAGAGAGCTTAAGCCGGCGGGCGGAGGAACTGCGCGAGCGGTTTTGTCGGACATTTTGGGATGACACACTGGGACTGTACGTGTTGGCGCT from the Phycisphaerae bacterium genome contains:
- a CDS encoding GTPase, translating into MAVNQSPMYQKAEERYRSAGSPAERVAALEEMLRLVPKHKASEKLQASLKQKLKAAREETQRPHAKGGGGQHDLFHVPRQGAGQVVLLGAANVGKSSIVGALTHAKVEIAEFPYSTHVAVPGMAHHEDVPIQLVDMPPLMTGHAPPGMSAAYRSADVVLVVVDLSAIELLDQYEQPLAYLREHRLRAVSTATVELEEDEEAALPKRVVVAANKCDTAQAAENLAGMRELCGEDLKTVAVSATTGEGLGGMMAELFALLNVIRVYAKKPGKPVDKEAPFILPVGATVHDMAHLVHKDLAEKLKGARIWGGTVHDGQQVHATHVLTDKNVVELHF
- the elbB gene encoding isoprenoid biosynthesis glyoxalase ElbB, encoding MKKIAVCLSGCGFLDGAEIHEAVLTLLAIDQAGAQAVCCAPDVAQAGVIDHVTKRPAKEGRNVLVESARIARGEIKDIKEVRAADIDALIFPGGFGAAKNLCTFAEQGANCTVNPGVERLAGEMLDAKKPIGAICIAPALLSRIVGKKDLHPKLTIGTDKDTAAAINAMGAQHCDCAVTEMVTDEQHKIVSTPAYMLGRGPAEVFEGIRKLVNEVLRMA
- a CDS encoding glycosyltransferase family 4 protein; translated protein: MRIAQVAPLIESVPPKLYGGTERVVSYLTEALVELGHEVTLFASGDSNTRARLVSPCEQALRLGNGCADPLAHLFVMLEMVFQRAAQFDVIHFHIDYLHFPLSRRFGPQTVTTLHGRLDIADLVPIYREFSEMPVVSISDAQQAPLPWVNWVDTVPHGLPDLYQFRDGSGGYLAFLGRISPEKRLDRAITIARRVGMKLRVAAKIDSADRAYFEKEIAPLLTTPGVEFVGEIGEDQKEEFLGDAAALLFPIDWPEPFGLVMIEALACGTPVIAYRRGSTPEVVVDGVTGFLVEDIEGAVKAVRRLDRVDRRRCRDYFEGHFTAERMARDYLNVYARLCSLHEYSTTAA
- a CDS encoding amylo-alpha-1,6-glucosidase; protein product: MNTARLRRDRQEIILVDEQFYVLAASSRADDRTRVLKHGDTFGVFDRYGDVQPAGIGEQGLYHEGTRYLSRYELFLGTSRPLLLSSNVGEDNLVLTADLMNPDLANGDHSAAIPRGSVHVLRSRLIRDATCYEQLRLRNFGLQPVSFLLALRMAADYADMFEIRGIERTRRGRLSSPAVTDDALTLGYEGLDGVRRFTRVSCEPPPDRMSDEGMEFDVQLGAREERVLELQIQCTASEVWAARDEGFDRSLSRSVEEMRSHLSATCEVTTSNEQFNDWLYRSRSDLLLMLTEMNHGPYPYAGIPWFSTVFGRDGIVTALQTMWLDPNIARGVLSYLAATQGDRVVDVLDEEPGKIIHEVRRGEMAATGEVPYGRYYGSVDSTPLFIVLAGEYYRATGDREFCARLWPHVERALEWIDRFGDADGDGFVEYASHSPGGLRNQGWKDSGDCIFHADGTLAEGPIALCEEQGYVYAALDRAAEMCEALECRTRAESLSRRAEELRERFCRTFWDDTLGLYVLALDGEKRPCRVAASNAGQCLFTGIARPEHAQRIAERLMDRPMFSGWGLRTLADDQARYNPMSYHNGSVWPHDNSLIALGLARYGQTEAASRLLGAMLDVSLFVESHRLPELFCGFERRGGEGPILYPLACSPQSWAAGAVFLMLQACMGLRVRADRREVVFDQPTLPEFLQRVHMRNLPVGTQRIDVVLERGVGDVSVRLTRRAPGVRVVTVK